A window of the Henckelia pumila isolate YLH828 chromosome 3, ASM3356847v2, whole genome shotgun sequence genome harbors these coding sequences:
- the LOC140890350 gene encoding uncharacterized protein, with the protein MVSDCQLHKTPTQGRFYVMQAEEADPDTTLITGRILVAGVATRALLESGATHSFISEALARKRGIECEELFDLIVLPMPEFELILGMDWMMKNAVVIDFQQRSVLSCQHAQIFQMWTLSEILRVFPSDVAGIVPIYKAPYILAPTEMKELKEQIQEWLDKGLIRPSFSPWGVLVIFVKKKDGSLRLCIDYRELNGVTDRVEHSQHLKMALEVLRERKLFSKFKKSLTKKNVNFVWSLECQESFDVLKEALRTAPVLAMPSGQGDFVVYTDSSKLGLGAVLMQRDRVIAYVSRQLKEHEKNYPTHDLELAPVFFALKIWRHYLYGESARYSLTIRSSIADALSKKTTVIASITVSRPLQNDIQRFGLEFYAEGRAPRLSSLTVQTTLFDRIRVAQAANEQLRKWRQRAEERDSDLYSVVDGIVKFRDRFLVPAGDSLRVTIMAEAHTSSYSIHPGSTNMYRDLQ; encoded by the exons ATGGTTTCAGATTGTCAACTACACAAGACGCCGACTCAGGGGAGATTCTATGttatgcaggccgaggaggctgATCCTGATACCACACTCATCACAG GTAGAATATTGGTAGCTGGAGTAGCCACTAGAGCCTTGTTGGAATCGGGGGCTACTCATTCTTTTATTTCGGAGGCCCTTGCCCGCAAGCGGGGTATTGAGTGCGAAGAGCTGTTTG ACTTGATAGTGTTGCCCATGCCTGAGTTCGAATTGATTCTTGGGATGGACTGGATGATGAAGAATGCTGTGGTGATTGACTTTCAGCAGAGATCAGTGTTG AGTTGCCAGCACGCCCAGATATTTCAGATGTGGACGTTGTCAGAGATTTTGAGGGTGTTCCCAAGTGATGTTGCAG GTATTGTGCCAATTTATAAGGCACCATATATATTGGCTCCTACGGaaatgaaagaactgaaagagcagattcaagagtggCTTGATAAAGGGTTaatacgccctagtttctctccTTGGGGCGTATTGGTCatctttgtgaagaaaaaggacgGGAGTCTAAGGttgtgcatagactaccgagAGTTGAATGGAGTGacg GATAGAGTAGAGCATTCGCAGCATTTGAAGATGGCTCTAGAGGTGCTCCGAGAGCGGAAGCTGTTTTCTAAGTTcaaaaaat cattgaccaagaagaatgttAATTTTGTTTGGAGCTTAGAGTGTCAAGAGAGCTTTGATGtgttgaaggaagctcttagGACAGCACCGGTTTTGGCTATGCCATCAGGGCAGGGAGATTTTGTGGTTTACACTGATTCTTCCAAGTTGGGActgggagcagttcttatgCAGCGGGATAGGGTTATTGCTTATgtttctagacagttgaaggaGCATGAGAAGAATTATCctactcatgatttggagttggcaccAGTGTTTTTTGCACTTaagatttggaggcactatctCTACGGAGAGAGTGCAAGATATTCACTGACCATAAGatcctcaa tcgcagatgctttgagcaaaAAGACAACAGTGATTGCCTCTATAACGGTGTCTAGACCATTGCAGAATGatattcagagatttggactgGAGTTTTATGCTGAGGGTAGAGCTCCTAGATTGTCATCTTTGACAGTGCAGACTACATTATTTGACCGTATTAGGGTTGCCCAAGCAGCTAATGAGCAGTTGAgaaagtggagacagagagctGAGGAGAGAGACAGCGATCTGTATTCagtggtagatgggattgtgaaGTTCAGGGATCGATTTTTGGTgcccgcaggtgattctctgcgagttactataatggcagaggcacatacaTCATCATACTCTATTCACCCAGGCAGTACGAATATGTATCGGGACCTTCAGTAG